GTCCATTGGAAGTATTACGGATCGTCCATTCTTCAATATTCTGCTGATTCTCCTTTTTTTACCTATCATATAAAACACCTCTTATATTTTTAGGGCATAGACATATAAAAAGACCGGAAACCATTGCAAAACACCTCCAGCAGATTAAAAGCTAAACTGATACCAAAAGCCAAAGAAAAATTCCGCCCGGCAGTCATAAATTGCATTGGCCATTAACAAGGTTCGAGTTAAAGAGTATTTAAACTTTGCTGTAGTTGATAGACTCCAGCAAATGTAACGGAAACTTCTTCAAAAAATCTGAGGTGCGGAAATCCATAGGGTTCGGGAAAGAAGCAGTTATCGATAGCAGATCTCAGTTTTCGGGATTTATATGAACTGGAGTTCTGCAGAAAATCAACAGTTTTGCATTTCATCAGTATACCTTCTGCAGCCCTTCATATTCCTGCAACATAGCTCGCAACTTCTGCTATTACGTTTGAAACCTATATTTGGGTTAGAACCAAAGAAGGGAGAGCCACGGGCGGGATTTGAACCCGCGACCTCGTGCTTACCAAGCACGCGCTCTTCCTGCTGAGCTACCGTGGCCTGGGGATAGGTAAAAGTTAAGGGAATTAAAAAGTTTCGCTGTCGTAGAAGTCGGCTTCACTGTACGGGGTTGTCATGACACGCCTTATCCTTTTTGCAGTCTTTCGTCCGACTTTAGGCACCTTTGCCAGTTCATCTTCATCCGCTGTCGCAATTCTTTCGATCGTCTGGAAATGGTCTAGTAGATTTTTCGCTATAACCACCCCAACGTTCGAAATTGCGGACACTATGTGTTCCTGCTCTTCTTTGAGCGTTCTCTTGGTTTTGGCAACATGCTCCACAACAGCCCTTTCTTTAATCTCCTGCTCCCTTCTTGCCATCGCAAGTATAAATTCCGCTGTCTCTCTTGCATCCCTTGTCTGTATGATTGGAACGGAGAAATCAATGGCAATAGATGCGATGGCTCCCCTCACAGCATTCGGATGCAATCCCCTGTAGATGCTATCCCCCTCAATTATCAGGACGGGTCTCGAGTATGCTGATTTCAATTTTCCAATCTGTGAGAACAGTCTGTCCCGATGAGTGATACTGTTAACAAAATCATCAACAGTTTTTCTTTCGACGGCAACTCTATCACTCAAGACGTAATCTCCGGTCTCCAGATTCGTTACCTCTATGCTCGCACCAAACTCTCTCAAATGCTTTACAACATCGGACCTCAGCTCACGAGAATCTACAAGAATTCGGACGCCAATCTTCTGGCCTGTTCTGTGTTCAAAATCTGTAAGGGTTTTTTGTCTCCTTCTTTCTACGATATCCTTTATGTTCAGTAGCATTTCATACATTTTTCTTTCTTTCCTGATACTCGTGTAGTAGTAAGCCTCATCTTTCGTTCCCCTGGTCATCAAAACTACAATTTTTCCTTTTCTACCTCTGCCAGTCCTTCCTTTCCTCTGAATGGCTCTGATTTCTGATGGAACGGCCTCGTAAAATATAACAAGGTCTGTTGAAGGTATGTCCAAACCCTCCTCACCAACCGATGTTGCAACCAGAATCCTGTATTCTCCCCTTCTAAACCTTTCAAGCGTCTCAATTTGTTCTTTCTGCCTCATTCCCCTGTCGTTCTCCCTGCTTGCCTGTCCCACAAACTTGGCAACCGGAAACCGGTCTGAGAGTACACTCACTATCATTTCCGCTGAATCCCTGTAGTTTGTGAAAACAATTATCCGGGAATCCTCTTTCTCTCTTAGCTGCCTTTCTATAATTTCCTCAAGTTTTTTCAGTTTTGGGTGCTCAACTTTGCATCTGGCAGCGGCAATGACTGCACTTCTGAATATTGTGTCATTAACAATGTTTTTTGCTGCCCTGCTACTGCCTTTGGAGGACGATTCTTTAATGAGTTTCTTTAGATACAGTTTTAAAGCCCTGATTCCCTGCGTTTCAATCAGTTCAACCGCATGCTGGAGCTTCATTATCTCCGCAAGAATCGATAAAGCATCATACAGGTTTGGATCTCTGCTTTCTGCAACCTCAGCCTGTAAAGCCTCCTGCAACGCCAGCAAATCTTTTTTTGCCGCATTTTCCGGAATATCTATTCCGAGCTCACTCAATCTTTTGAACCTTAATTTGATGCATTCCTCAAGCTTCTTCCTGACCTCCTTCATCTCTTCGGGCATCTCCACCTTTACCCACTCGATATCTTTTTTCCCAACGTAAGGCGAGACGTCACTGTCCCATTCTGTTCTCACTTCAATCGTCTCAATGGAGAGGTTCTGAATCACCTCCATTATTCTCTCGGCATCACTTCCAGGTGAGGCGGTCATACCCAATATTAGCGGTTTCTCTGCCTGACTCAGGTATTCTCTCGCAATGAACACGTAGGAGTAATTGCCAACCGCTCTGTGGGCCTCGTCAAAAACAATTAAAACAACATCTTTCAGAGTTATCCTCCCGGCAAGAATGTCGTTTTCTATAACCTGTGGCGTGGATACGACGATTTTGGCCCCATTCCAGATCTCTTTTCTCCTGTCCGGTCCGATCTCGCCACTCAGAGATACAATTTCATTTTCGCTTATTTTAAGAACCCTTCTCAAAAATATTGCATGTTGTTCCACCAGTGGTTTTGTTGGAGCAAGGAAGAGAACCCTGCCTTTCTCATTAAGCAGTCTTGATGCAATAACAAGTGCGGCTATCGTTGTTTTTCCCAACCCTGTGGGTATAACCACAAGAGTGTTCTTAACAAGCGCAGTTGCTGCTATGGAGACCTGGTACATTCTTCTTTCAACCGTATTCTCCTTTATCAGTGGATGCGTTATGAATTCCACATGTAAATGGTGGAGGGGTTGTAAATAAAACATACCTTAAATCTCAAAAAATTTAGAAAAGAAATATATAGTATTAATGCACAGAAACTATCGGTGGGTGAAAATGGAGGCCAGAGACATTGTGCTGTCGGTGATTAGTGTATTTTCTGCCGCAGCACTTGTGTATAAGTGGCTGTCACTCTACAACAGGGTGGATAGTACCGTCATATTTCTCGCCGCTCTGCTCGTGGCATCTCTCACATTGCTTTTACTTAGTATTGAACTCAGGATGCAAAGAATCATGGACGAATTCCAGAGTGTAAAGAGAACGATTGCTGTTAATTCAGATGATCTGGAAGGCAGGATAGAGGTGATGTTTCGGGACAAAATAAGGGATCTTGAGGACAAGCTTGAGTCCATTGAGAGAAGGATGTACAGGTGAGAAAAGTTAAATTTGAGTCACGAAGGTTTGTTTATATTTCAATCTCAGTGTTGCTGTGATGTTTTTTATTTTTTGCTAAACAAGGAGTGCCAAATCAAATGCTCGGCATTAAACTGCGATGTTAAGTCTGAAATCTACAATACCTCATCACCGACAGCAACAGCAAGGTTTAAGTACAAACTTGCAGTAATTCTATCAGGCCAGGGTGGCAGAGGGGCTATGCGGCGGACTGCAGATCCGCTTTACCCCGGTTCGAATCCGGGCCCTGGCTCTATTTATTCATTTTGACTCGATCGCTGTTCTGCAACAGACTCCATTTTCCGCTCTATTCAAAGGAAGAGATCAAACATACTGGGGTGGAGGGTTGAGCACGGCTTCTATCCCGGGGTTGTGACTGAAAAGGCTTTTGAGAGGTTGTGGAGCTCGTTACCAGAAACGGGGACTGAGATACGGTCTGTACTTTCTCAGGATGGCTTGGGTTGAGTGCCGAGAGAAGGGCAAGCTGGAGAGACTGAGGTTCGTGGATCTTGTGTTCGGCAGGAAGGGGAGGGGGAGGACGAGGTACGTGGTGAGGAGGTACAGCGGAGATGCGATTTTGAGGGCGTTAAGAGATACTTAGCTTCCCGGGCAACCTTAACTCTTCATCGACCGTAACAGCCAGATCTTTTTCAACCTTGTTCGCCGCCTCTCTCAAAGCCCTATCGCCTGTAACCAAATAAGTTGATGGTTCTTCTCTGCGGAGAATTAAAGCGTAGATGAAAACGGGCCGATCCTTTCTGTCCGTAACCACATCTTTCGCAAGCTTAACGAGCTCGTCGCCAAATTTCCGTTTGACTATTGTGATATTGGTGTAAGTGGCGAGGAAACTCTTGACCAGCGTAAAGTCTTATTCCGTTCCTCTCAAAAACCTCTCTAAGCTCGTCATAAACGTATTCAGGTATAATAACCTCAACACCCTTTTTCTCTGCCTCCTCCAGCAGCTCAAACGGTTTGCCCCTATACCTTATTGCGGAGAACAGAACGTTGATGTCCAGAACGAATCTAAATCTCCCCGGACTTTTTCTCAATCAGTTCACCTGAGACCTTCTCCCTCTCCTTCTCGAACTTCTCAAGGTCCAAACCCTTCTCCTCCAAAATTCTCTCGAGGTCGGCTTTCATCATCATCCTAATCGCTTCCCTCACAACCTCACTTCTGCTCTTGTACCTCCTGCTTTTGACCTTCCTTTCGAGGTACTCGAGCAGTTCGGGCGTCAGCTCGATGCTCACGTTCATGTCTAATAGTAGGCTAATAGTTAAATAAGTTTTCGCAAAAGAATAAAGCGGTTCCAGCTTTTGCGACCCCTTTGTTTACAGGCTTCTGAATCGACTTCGGAAGTCCGACCTTGAAGCAGGCTTCGTATATCAGCTTGAGCTCGTCAGCCACCTCAAGCTTCAATCAGCATCCCCTCCAAGGTAAAGTTTGTGTGTGAAAAATTGAGGTTTGAGATCCTACATCAGAACGGCATCTTTGTCAGGCATCTGTTACCGCCTCTTCGCTTTGAAGTTCCCTCAAGTCATCCTCCAAAGACTCCCAAACTAAAGAGTCTTCAAGAATTTCATCCAAATCGTACTTTTCCATGAGCCTCTTCAGCTTACTGAAACTTTCAACAGCATCAAAAAACTCATCGAAGCTCATCCCATACTTTTGCCTAAGCTCATTTATCTTTCTCTCTATCTCGCTTACTCTTCTTTCTCTTTCTAAGCTTTCTCCAAGCATCTGAGGGCACATACCTGATGTATTTCCTGTCAAGAGGTATATGAACTTTGTCTGAGAGTATGTGGAGGTGCCTGATCTCTCTGAAGTCCCCTCTCTTCTTGGACCTTGGTGAAGGCATAATTCCCATAAAATGTTCTAAATAAAATAGGGGTATAAGGGATACATGCACCAATGGCTGCCAGAAGTATAAAGATCTCAGCTCTCATTTAATATCTCCTCGAGCCTGTTTTGATCTCTGTTGATCCTGTTAAGATCGTTGTATTGTTCTTCCAAATTACTACAGCCGTTGGAACGAACATAGCTCTATATTTCTCCATTATCTCTATGCATTCTTCGCGGCAATCGTTTACGTCGCAGAAAACAAACCTCATCTTGCTGTGTTCCTTCATCAAATTCGTTATGTATGGCCTTATTTTTTCGCAGTGAGGACACGATTGTGAGTAGAAGAAAGATAGTACACTGCTGTTCTAATTTTAATTGTGCAGACATAATGGAGTTAATTACCGTTTCATTGATTTTTATATTAATATCGGGTTTAATCCTGATCTACTCAACCATCGCAAGAGTTTGATTTTGTTGAGTTATCGTTTATCTAGTTTAATTACATATTTTGGCAACTCTGGACTCTCCGGCACTAAAGTTAAAACGTCATGATCTAGTTCAAAGTTGAATAAATCAATATTGTTAAGTATTGTAATAAAAGGATCAAGAGCGTCGATATCACTTCTAGTAGCAATTAAAACAAATCGCTTTCCACTGCTAACTATAATTTCTGTGTCATTGATAATTAAAATCGCACTGGTAACGTTTCCGTCAGTAGTATCTTCCTCAATGCTTTGTTAGGTTTGACGAAAACGATCTTACTTGTGTACGTTTCGTTGTCGATCCCGGTAGGTTACCAACACTTCGAAAGAGCGAATTTTGCTCCACTCTTGTTTTAAATTTGGAGTGCTGGAAATGCAGCCCAGCAGTAGGATTGCAGCCATGAGCATTGAAGCTTCAGCAGATACGCAGCCGCAAGAATCAAAATTCCAATGCCGGTGTAGTACATGCTAAATGCCGGTTTGGAAATTCTGTAGCGTACGATGGTATAGAAGGCGAACACGATTACGCCGATCCACCATATTATGAAAGCCCTCATAGCGATCGTTTCGAGTAACTCTTTGGTAGTTGTGGGTAGCATTAGTTTTCCCACCATGGCTTTGCAAACGCCCATGACCCCGATCATTGCGAGTAGAGTTACACCAACAATTTTCTCCCACACAGGGATTTCCTTCCTGAAGATTCCCATTTTTGTCACCTTGACTGAATAAAATCGCTGCAGCTGGGGGATCCTATATGAGGTAAATACATATTTCGCCACAGGCC
The DNA window shown above is from Archaeoglobus neptunius and carries:
- a CDS encoding DEAD/DEAH box helicase, which produces MEFITHPLIKENTVERRMYQVSIAATALVKNTLVVIPTGLGKTTIAALVIASRLLNEKGRVLFLAPTKPLVEQHAIFLRRVLKISENEIVSLSGEIGPDRRKEIWNGAKIVVSTPQVIENDILAGRITLKDVVLIVFDEAHRAVGNYSYVFIAREYLSQAEKPLILGMTASPGSDAERIMEVIQNLSIETIEVRTEWDSDVSPYVGKKDIEWVKVEMPEEMKEVRKKLEECIKLRFKRLSELGIDIPENAAKKDLLALQEALQAEVAESRDPNLYDALSILAEIMKLQHAVELIETQGIRALKLYLKKLIKESSSKGSSRAAKNIVNDTIFRSAVIAAARCKVEHPKLKKLEEIIERQLREKEDSRIIVFTNYRDSAEMIVSVLSDRFPVAKFVGQASRENDRGMRQKEQIETLERFRRGEYRILVATSVGEEGLDIPSTDLVIFYEAVPSEIRAIQRKGRTGRGRKGKIVVLMTRGTKDEAYYYTSIRKERKMYEMLLNIKDIVERRRQKTLTDFEHRTGQKIGVRILVDSRELRSDVVKHLREFGASIEVTNLETGDYVLSDRVAVERKTVDDFVNSITHRDRLFSQIGKLKSAYSRPVLIIEGDSIYRGLHPNAVRGAIASIAIDFSVPIIQTRDARETAEFILAMARREQEIKERAVVEHVAKTKRTLKEEQEHIVSAISNVGVVIAKNLLDHFQTIERIATADEDELAKVPKVGRKTAKRIRRVMTTPYSEADFYDSETF
- a CDS encoding PIN domain-containing protein, which translates into the protein MRKSPGRFRFVLDINVLFSAIRYRGKPFELLEEAEKKGVEVIIPEYVYDELREVFERNGIRLYAGQEFPRHLHQYHNSQTEIWRRAR
- a CDS encoding ribbon-helix-helix domain-containing protein produces the protein MNVSIELTPELLEYLERKVKSRRYKSRSEVVREAIRMMMKADLERILEEKGLDLEKFEKEREKVSGELIEKKSGEI